The following is a genomic window from Anopheles aquasalis chromosome 3, idAnoAquaMG_Q_19, whole genome shotgun sequence.
TGACCACTGATTACgagatcagagagagagagagagagggagagacagagagagagccacaaaTCGTACCCTCGATTACGGGGAATGACGCAAATGCAGTGACACGATTTTACTTCAATCTAATAATGAGTGAGAGCCACACTAAAACATACTCTATGTTTGTCTCCCATCGTCCTCATTAGCCGTTTGTGATAACGTGTTaagacgatcacgatcgatcgcttttcgtttttgaGGCCAAACGATCCCAAACGGCCAATCCTTTGTGCCTTTGTGGAAAAGGAAGTAAGGGGGTCACGCGAGATCACTCTCATGAGTCCTGAGCACGCTGCCTTATCATCTATGCGATCTGTCGGGCGCTCCTTtatgatttgctgctgctgctgccttcccGTTGGCTGGTGTGGTACgatcgcatcggatcggatgatCCCGGGTTTGTCCATCATGTTCTCTGTACGAtcgcagctttttttttttttgttgctgctgtctaTAATTCTATGCTTTCCAGTGATCGTACTATCACAACCATCACAAACCTTCCGATTGACGTCATGCTTTGCATTGAATCAGTGCCCGACTCTTATCGTGATTACGAGGCATTGGACAAAACGCTCTCGATGCTCGAacgcagctgctggtgctcctggtggtggttgctgatACGCGTGTACGCAATGTTTATAGTTGAAGGTCACGAAGGTTGATAGCGAAAAGTCCCCGGGGGCCCACGCGGGGGTCTAAATGATTAGAAATGACCACAActggggaaggaggaggagcaggggAACTATCAATTGCGACGACCACCTTCCTCATCGCCTTCATCAGTAACGCGCTTCCGCTGTTTACAGTATTCataaaaagtttatccactcTCATGTATTTTGCAGTTTTTACTCCACAATAATCAAACAACCAGTTCTTTCAGTTCTTTTAATtccaaaaaacattttttgagGCCTGTTTTATAGTTTTATCGTCTAAAATAATGGAGTTATGCACCTAAGAAGCGTGAAGAATGGTGTTTTTCTTACCTTGCTCGACTGTTTTTTATAAATATCTTTATATCTAGGAAGTATTTTCGAAAAAGGTAAAAAGCATAGTATAgacgaataaaaaacaaatctattGATgtgtgatacacatttttgtgcTGAGGGTTTCtatgaaaaaacaaaccaaaatgattcttgcaaggggtggaCAAACTTATTTTTACGTACTGTATGTTGGTGTTGACCGCGATGAACCGTTTATCCGCATTTTGCAATCTGTTTCGTCAATTTTAGGCCTCGCTCCCCACTTAATCTTCGCTTAATCCTGTTTGATAAGATAAGAATTTGAGTAGAATTTGCACAGACACATTTCGTGGACGGCGTTGTGCGTCGTAATTCGCTACAAGGAGATCAACTCGATCGATCAGTGTTCTCGATCAGACCGCCTTTACACATCCGCCTGCGGGGGGTGTCACTGTCGAAGGGCTCGCCCGGTTTTTGAAGGGATTATATATGGCGTGTGACCTCGAGATTGTTGTTCATATCttgcgccgccgccgccgcacgACATTTGGCTACGACGCAAAAGCCGTCTAATCGCGAGACAAGGGAACTGGTCGTGCGCACTACGCGACCAGCGAGAGACGTGCCTCCAAAAATGTTGATCCACCACACCCACACCTCCCAGCACCAGCCCTCTCTCGGTGTCCCTTTTTGTAGGGTTTCTTCTAGAAGCATCCCCCCTCGTCTGGAACCGTACGCACCCGGTACCATCGGGATAGTTCGTAGAGTCACTTTCGAAGATGCGGgaaccaacgagagagagagaaagagagtggggAACTGGTGGATCGGAAGGGAAATCATCCGATGTGGCGTgatgcgtgctgctgctgctgccgcagctcTTTACCACTACATAGACGATCTCACAGACACGCTGGGTGTTGAAATAGCGCTCGACGGTCGAGACTTATGTTGagaaatagcagcagcagcatagaaggACAGCATAACACGAGGGGGTGTCTAGGGCGCACATTTTTGGAGGCACGTCCCCGGCTGGTACCGGTTTCAGCGGCTTCCGTTACGACGAGCCGAGAGGTGTGTCTTCAAGAGAGTCGCGCGCGCCATGACGTCAGCAGAGTGAAGGGCATTAATAGCCGCGCACGAAGGGGGGCTTGATATTATCTAATCTCTGGGCCTCTGGGCGTTCGCTTGGTTGCTGGTCCAATTACCTTGCCATGTGGGTTCACGAATGGCGCATGCGCTACCAGCTAGCAGTGTGCTCGCCCTTCGTTTGTGACCTTGCGGAGGGGGGCAATTGTCTCGATAACACCTTCCGTTGTCGTCTATACATCAATTAATCACTAAATTACTATCGTTTTGCAGGTGAAATGACGTCAGATTTCTTCCGCGTCGTTAACGAAGCACGATCGCACTCCCTGGGACCGTTTAGCCCACGGTTCAACATTCAAACCTGTCTACTGGAAGGGCTCCAGAAGTTTCTGCCCGCCGATGCCCATGAACGTGTCAACGGTAAGCTGCACATCTCGCTGACCCGGGTGTACGATGGCAAGAACGTGATCGTATCGCAGTTTAACAGTCGCGAAGATTTGCTTCAGGTTTGTAACCGTCGTGTGATCGCTCACGATCGTTCCTTTGATCTAACCAtcttccattctctctctgccgTAGGCATTACTCTGCGCGTGCTTTATTCCTGTGTTTTCGGGACTGCTGCCACCGCGGTTCCACGGTGTCCGGTATATGGATGGAGCGTTCTCGGATAATTTACCAACGCTGGACGAAAACACGGTCACGGTTAGTCCGTTCTGTGGTGAAAGCGATATCTGCCCACGGGACAACAGTTCCCAGATGTTCCACGTGAACTGGGCCAACACGAGCATCGAGCTGTCGAAGGAGAACATTAATCGCTTTGGGAGGATCCTGTTCCCACCGAAGCCGGAGATACTGTCTTCGTTCTGTCAGCAGGGATTCGATGATGCGCTCAACTTCTTGCACCGGAATAATCTCATCAGTTGCACGCGCTGTCTGGCGGTGCAGTCGACGTTCGTGGTGGCGGAACAACCGGCCACCAGTTTGGAGGAACGGATTCAGGAAGAGTACGATCCCGAGTGCAGCGAGTGCCAGGAGTGTACGcagcatcgcaaaaatgcgctCGTCGGTAGCATGCCGGACAATGTGTTGACCGTGTTCCAGACCTACATCGAGCAGGCTAACAAGGGCCTGATCAATTGGGTGTTCCGTCATCGGGGAGGCAAACTACTGAccgctctctcccttccgGCTATCCTACCAGCTGATATCCTTTGTGCTACGCTCACCAAGTAAGTGCTGGGCGCACGATCTCGCGAACTTTGCAGGAGCTTCATACGCTTTCACCTCTCCACCAATCTGTGCAATTTCCGCTGcctcacccaccaccaccacccatgtGTGCGTCCCATGTGCGTCCATATTTAGCGCGCTCGTTGTTGTTAATGCTTTAGAGTAGCCTTAGCCGCCTTACTAACCAAACTCCCCGTATTGGcctttctccaccaccattcctgCCTGCCACTTCCTTTCCTTGCTAAatttgccgccgccgccgcagtgCCGTGGGTGATCTGCTGGAGCAAAGAGAGTTTCGCTATCGGGTGATAGGTAATGTGGTGTGTCCCAACATCACGATGGAACGGCAgacaccgcaccaccagcagcagcagcaacagcagcactgtAGCCAATGTAATCGTCTTCTCTACTTCCCTTATCCATCTGCCTCGTCCTGTCGTGCCTTTTGGCGATTCCTACCCTTTCCTTCACTCGCTAGACTGTCAACACTCGCACCTCTTGATCAGCAGCGTTTCTTGGCGGCCCTCGAGAACCGGATGGTTTACCGGTAAGCTGAACAACGGAGCACGTcttgctgtctgtctgtctctgctCTCCCCCTGTGTCCTGTCCTCTAGTTGGTGGCGGAAATTGTTACTGTTGCTTGTGGGCATGTGTTGTGTCCCTTTCGGTGACCCTGGAATCTAATCTGAATCTCTTTCCTTACCCCTTTCAACAGACTAATGGTTGCGGCACCATCGATAGGCAATCAATTGTGGGCCGTTAGTAAGTTTTTCCTGAAAAATCTAAACCGCATTCTACTGAAAGTGAGTCGACGTCAACAGGTAAGCGACATCAGAGGGCATGAGCTGCCATGGTGCATTCCGCTAATCCGTGtgtcctctccctctctcgtatagcaacagcagcgtacGGCGAACCTGCAATGCCATGTGGCACTGACGGAGTATAATCAGAACACtgcccagcatcatcaccgtagCTCGATCATCGACATGCGCATGGATGGCATTGAAGGGTAGGGAAGGAGTGCGGTTAAGAAACCGTTTTTTGTCGAATGGGAACCACAATAATAACGCGTGTTTCTATTCCGATTTGCTTTCCTCTCGTGTAGCAAGCCCTACAGCAAAGAGATGACACCGAGCTACAGCGGAGGCCATCACTCCGTCGTTGGTGACTTGGATGCGTTCGATCACGTTCTGCAGGTTTCGTCGCATCACGATGCAATGTACGCTTACTACTACATGGACGAGGACAATAAGGTAGAATGCGTGGCAACGAAGTGATTATGCACGTTACTGAGATCTAATGCCTTTTCCTTCGTTGCAGGTGAAAGTTACCGAGATATTCGATATGAGTGAAAGTGACAATCCCGCCATTCAGACGGCCAATGAGCGTGAGCTTAATCAGCAGCTGGAGTTCGATACTGACTGGGAAACAACACAGCCAGGTACAAGGCGGAAACGTTATAGTTGGACTTCCACCATGGCAcattgtgtatgtttgtttgcttccatttcatttccacacTCATTCACATTCTACCGTTAATGCGATCGTA
Proteins encoded in this region:
- the LOC126575655 gene encoding uncharacterized protein LOC126575655 isoform X1; the encoded protein is MNLSFAGCGFLGIYHVGVAVAFKKYAPHLLLHRISGASAGSLAACCLLCDMPLGEMTSDFFRVVNEARSHSLGPFSPRFNIQTCLLEGLQKFLPADAHERVNGKLHISLTRVYDGKNVIVSQFNSREDLLQALLCACFIPVFSGLLPPRFHGVRYMDGAFSDNLPTLDENTVTVSPFCGESDICPRDNSSQMFHVNWANTSIELSKENINRFGRILFPPKPEILSSFCQQGFDDALNFLHRNNLISCTRCLAVQSTFVVAEQPATSLEERIQEEYDPECSECQECTQHRKNALVGSMPDNVLTVFQTYIEQANKGLINWVFRHRGGKLLTALSLPAILPADILCATLTNAVGDLLEQREFRYRVIGNVVCPNITMERQTPHHQQQQQQQHCSQCNRLLYFPYPSASSCRAFWRFLPFPSLARLSTLAPLDQQRFLAALENRMVYRLMVAAPSIGNQLWAVSKFFLKNLNRILLKVSRRQQQQQRTANLQCHVALTEYNQNTAQHHHRSSIIDMRMDGIEGKPYSKEMTPSYSGGHHSVVGDLDAFDHVLQVSSHHDAMYAYYYMDEDNKVKVTEIFDMSESDNPAIQTANERELNQQLEFDTDWETTQPDFLYTNSYGGDNIIDIDEYIDPSIFMHGNHILSNNNNNNESSPYPAIPWECSQVQIEELPSDFNDPSLQPEADQQTNLMSESATLLLSKPTSSYSIEM
- the LOC126575655 gene encoding 1-acylglycerol-3-phosphate O-acyltransferase Pnpla3-like isoform X4, with protein sequence MNLSFAGCGFLGIYHVGVAVAFKKYAPHLLLHRISGASAGSLAACCLLCDMPLGEMTSDFFRVVNEARSHSLGPFSPRFNIQTCLLEGLQKFLPADAHERVNGKLHISLTRVYDGKNVIVSQFNSREDLLQALLCACFIPVFSGLLPPRFHGVRYMDGAFSDNLPTLDENTVTVSPFCGESDICPRDNSSQMFHVNWANTSIELSKENINRFGRILFPPKPEILSSFCQQGFDDALNFLHRNNLISCTRCLAVQSTFVVAEQPATSLEERIQEEYDPECSECQECTQHRKNALVGSMPDNVLTVFQTYIEQANKGLINWVFRHRGGKLLTALSLPAILPADILCATLTKLSTLAPLDQQRFLAALENRMVYRLMVAAPSIGNQLWAVSKFFLKNLNRILLKVSRRQQQQQRTANLQCHVALTEYNQNTAQHHHRSSIIDMRMDGIEGKPYSKEMTPSYSGGHHSVVGDLDAFDHVLQVSSHHDAMYAYYYMDEDNKVKVTEIFDMSESDNPAIQTANERELNQQLEFDTDWETTQPGTRRKRYSWTSTMAHCISSTPTRTVETI
- the LOC126575655 gene encoding 1-acylglycerol-3-phosphate O-acyltransferase Pnpla3-like isoform X2 is translated as MNLSFAGCGFLGIYHVGVAVAFKKYAPHLLLHRISGASAGSLAACCLLCDMPLGEMTSDFFRVVNEARSHSLGPFSPRFNIQTCLLEGLQKFLPADAHERVNGKLHISLTRVYDGKNVIVSQFNSREDLLQALLCACFIPVFSGLLPPRFHGVRYMDGAFSDNLPTLDENTVTVSPFCGESDICPRDNSSQMFHVNWANTSIELSKENINRFGRILFPPKPEILSSFCQQGFDDALNFLHRNNLISCTRCLAVQSTFVVAEQPATSLEERIQEEYDPECSECQECTQHRKNALVGSMPDNVLTVFQTYIEQANKGLINWVFRHRGGKLLTALSLPAILPADILCATLTKLSTLAPLDQQRFLAALENRMVYRLMVAAPSIGNQLWAVSKFFLKNLNRILLKVSRRQQQQQRTANLQCHVALTEYNQNTAQHHHRSSIIDMRMDGIEGKPYSKEMTPSYSGGHHSVVGDLDAFDHVLQVSSHHDAMYAYYYMDEDNKVKVTEIFDMSESDNPAIQTANERELNQQLEFDTDWETTQPDFLYTNSYGGDNIIDIDEYIDPSIFMHGNHILSNNNNNNESSPYPAIPWECSQVQIEELPSDFNDPSLQPEADQQTNLMSESATLLLSKPTSSYSIEM
- the LOC126575655 gene encoding 1-acylglycerol-3-phosphate O-acyltransferase Pnpla3-like isoform X3, with the translated sequence MNLSFAGCGFLGIYHVGVAVAFKKYAPHLLLHRISGASAGSLAACCLLCDMPLGEMTSDFFRVVNEARSHSLGPFSPRFNIQTCLLEGLQKFLPADAHERVNGKLHISLTRVYDGKNVIVSQFNSREDLLQALLCACFIPVFSGLLPPRFHGVRYMDGAFSDNLPTLDENTVTVSPFCGESDICPRDNSSQMFHVNWANTSIELSKENINRFGRILFPPKPEILSSFCQQGFDDALNFLHRNNLISCTRCLAVQSTFVVAEQPATSLEERIQEEYDPECSECQECTQHRKNALVGSMPDNVLTVFQTYIEQANKGLINWVFRHRGGKLLTALSLPAILPADILCATLTKLMVAAPSIGNQLWAVSKFFLKNLNRILLKVSRRQQQQQRTANLQCHVALTEYNQNTAQHHHRSSIIDMRMDGIEGKPYSKEMTPSYSGGHHSVVGDLDAFDHVLQVSSHHDAMYAYYYMDEDNKVKVTEIFDMSESDNPAIQTANERELNQQLEFDTDWETTQPDFLYTNSYGGDNIIDIDEYIDPSIFMHGNHILSNNNNNNESSPYPAIPWECSQVQIEELPSDFNDPSLQPEADQQTNLMSESATLLLSKPTSSYSIEM